The following coding sequences lie in one Lemur catta isolate mLemCat1 chromosome 11, mLemCat1.pri, whole genome shotgun sequence genomic window:
- the LOC123646990 gene encoding LOW QUALITY PROTEIN: olfactory receptor 9A4 (The sequence of the model RefSeq protein was modified relative to this genomic sequence to represent the inferred CDS: inserted 7 bases in 4 codons; substituted 1 base at 1 genomic stop codon), with translation MTDNHSSATEFCFLGFSASPELQQFFFAVFFFFCSVTLMXTTVIIMIVCADKQTVNXYFFLGHLSVLEILVTTTSVPMMLWGLLXPGMQTMSLTACIAQLSLYLAVRTXELALLGVTVVDCYVAVCKPLRYNIIMNXCMWVVVVSWVFGFLSEIWPVYAAMQLTFCKSNLLDHFYCDRGQLLKLSCDDTLFTEFILFLMAVFIIIGSLIPTIVSYTYIISTILKIPSASGRRKSFSTCASHFTYIVIGYGSCLFLYVKPKRMQAAEYNKTLSLLVSVLTPFLSPFIFTLRNDKVKEVVRDGVKGCCKLLKD, from the exons ATGACAGACAATCACTCTAGTGCCACTGAATTCTGCTTTCTTGGCTTCTCTGCGTCCCCAGAGCTACAGCAATTCTTTTTTGCTGtattcttcttcttctgttcAGTGACATTAATGTGAACCACAGTCATCATCATGATTGTCTGTGCTGATAAACAGACAGTAAA GTACTTCTTCCTTGGCCACCTCTCTGTCCTAGAGATCCTGGTCACCACCACAAGTGTCCCCATGATGCTTTGGGGATTGC CTCCTGGGATGCAGACAATGTCTTTGACTGCATGCATTGCCCAGCTCTCCCTGTACCTTGCTGTGAGGAC AGAGTTGGCATTACTGGGAGTGACAGTTGTGGACTGTTATGTAGCTGTCTGCAAACCTCTGAGGTACAACATCATTATGAA CTGCATGTGGGTGGTAGTTGTGTCATGGGTGTTTGGGTTCCTTTCTGAAATCTGGCCAGTCTATGCTGCGATGCAGCTCACATTCTGCAAATCAAATCTGTTAGATCATTTTTACTGTGACCGAGGGCAATTACTCAAGCTATCCTGTGATGACACTCTTTTCACagagtttattctatttttaatggctgtttttattatcattggtTCTTTGATCCCTACAATTGTCTCCTACACCTACATCATCTCCACCATCCTCAAGATCCCCTCAGCCTCCGGCCGAAGGAAATCTTTCTCCACATGTGCCTCCCACTTCACCTACATCGTGATTGGCTATGGCAGCTGCTTGTTTCTGTATGTGAAACCCAAGCGAATGCAGGCGGCTGAGTACAATAAGACACTTTCCCTGTTGGTTTCTGTGCTAACCCCTTTCCTGAGCCCTTTTATCTTTACTCTCCGGAATGACAAAGTCAAAGAGGTCGTTCGAGATGGAGTGAAAGGCTGTTGTAAACTCCTCAAAGACTAG